The following are encoded together in the Anopheles nili chromosome 3, idAnoNiliSN_F5_01, whole genome shotgun sequence genome:
- the LOC128723223 gene encoding uncharacterized protein LOC128723223 — translation MGLFASRQNATVEETDVSLNHLYKYPPRSGNYFGTHFIMGGERFDTPQPEAYLFGENADLNFLGSKPTPFPYPPPQATEPTKTLKSLVNIRKESVRFVKVLDAGLGTKPAAADPPGKGNPTNNGSTSNGYNIEFVFDADHACHITLHYFCIEDIGPNGLSYVSRDSSMTSETFHFQRGVNQLFSAPHHVIYPAMYAEEDLSYSPEKDMFPVVIHCVVGDATANSNLSNNTSSVVASSTPSTETGGDGSPSRQSHATICVIDHHSDGTYALRALKQKIFVDGLYYLLQEIYGIENKLASKSVTDEETEDNGSECVICMCDTRDTLILPCRHLCLCNSCADSLRYQANNCPICRAPFRALLQIRAVQKDGGGGLPCSGTPAAQNSGDSTDNIPVGYKTISLIEALNGPTVSLKAINGSGDSTAGTENGSENNRSTENGYGGYRNKMTKSSTDHGSNGELANGSIVSEKSPSDIRMHLLASDETNGTGEPGAGITNPASVCTKKELLSKHSPLMQRAPVSKDKNPREKGSLHRIASNGSGNNVSGSIPLVSLKLKSSPSDRSIGFHVVHEKTPSAGVVGPVGKLADPKLTELTENDDDSDAEKLSPLLRKSDSYETGKKSSSHGDSAIKKLLIGGGGTGVTGVELNEKTSPSAVISELLKGAIIGSDDMPGDGRDVAVGLVGGTRATAMVGGGTGAGAGAIISIVTDDSEDYYTPEDPPATSPLKSMDDDDDELPKLAGSDAGRKLLSTTGTMPPAPISPASTTAPPAALAVLKEEFSQGSLPDSPISGNSQTSTRSSSDSYSSSSSTRQLLSSGAVPSDTPTHVLSSGDSTANGHSAVSKVVECGGESD, via the exons ATGGGTCTGTTTGCTAGCAGACAAAACGCCACCGTCGAGGAGACAGACGTGAGCCTCAACCACCTCTACAAGTATCCTCCTCGTTCGG GCAACTACTTCGGAACGCACTTTATAATGGGTGGCGAAAGATTCGATACACCCCAACCGGAAGCGTATCTTTTCGGGGAGAACGCGGATCTAAACTTCCTTGGTTCTAAGCCTACTCCG TTCCCTTATCCACCACCCCAAGCGACGGAACCAACGAAAACACTCAAGAGCCTTGTGAACATTCGTAAAGAGTCGGTGCGTTTCGTGAAGGTGTTGGATGCCGGACTCGGCACGAAACCGGCCGCTGCCGACCCACCCGGAAAGGGCAATCCGACGAACAATGGCAGTACCAGCAACGGATACAATATCGAGTTCGTGTTCGATGCCGACCACGCGTGCCACATCACGTTGCACTACTTCTGCATCGAGGACATCGGTCCGAACGGGTTGAGCTACGTTTCGCGTGATTCTTCCATGACGTCGGAAACGTTTCACTTCCAGCGGGGCGTAAATCAGCTCTTCTCCGCACCCCACCACGTCATCTATCCGGCGATGTATGCCGAAGAGGATCTGTCTTACAGCCCAGAAAAGGACATGTTTCCGGTCGTGATTCATTGTGTCGTTGGCGATGCAACTGCGAACAGCAACCTTAGCAATAACACGTCCAGCGTCGTGGCCAGCAGTACGCCCAGTACGGAAACCGGCGGTGATGGAAGTCCGAGTCGTCAATCGCACGCTACTATCTGCGTCATTGATCACCACTCGGATGGCACGTACGCGTTGCGAGCGTTGAAGCAAAAGATTTTCGTCGATGGGCTGTACTATCTGCTGCAGGAGATTTACGGTATCGAGAACAAGCTCGCGAGCAAATCGGTCACGGACGAGGAGACGGAAGATAACGGAAGCGAATGCGTCATCTGCATGTGTGACACCCGGGACACGCTTATACTGCCCTGCCGGCACCTGTGCTTGTGCAATTCGTGTGCCGATTCGTTGCGCTATCAGGCGAACAATTGTCCGATTTGTAGGGCTCCATTCCGGGCGCTGTTGCAGATACGCGCGGTGCAGAAGGACGGTGGCGGGGGACTTCCGTGCAGTGGCACACCAGCGGCGCAAAATTCGGGCGAT AGCACTGATAACATTCCCGTCGGTTACAAGACCATATCACTCATCGAGGCGCTTAATGGGCCCACCGTTTCACTGAAGGCGATAAACGGTAGTGGCGATTCCACCGCTGGAACTGAAAATGGTAGCGAGAATAATCGG AGCACTGAAAATGGGTATGGAGGATACCGCAATAAAATGACCAAGTCATCCACCGATCACGGTAGCAACGGAGAGCTCGCCAACGGCAGCATCGTTTCGGAAAAGTCCCCATCCGACATCCGGATGCATCTGCTCGCATCAGACGAGACAAACGGCACAGGTGAACCGGGTGCTGGCATCACGAACCCGGCCTCCGTCTGCACCAAGAAGGAGCTACTTTCCAAGCATTCACCCCTGATGCAGCGGGCGCCAGTGAGCAAGGACAAGAATCCACGTGAAAAGGGAAGCCTGCATCGAATCGCGAGCAATGGCAGCGGAAACAACGTCAGCGGCTCCATCCCATTGGTATCGCTGAAACTGAAATCCTCACcatcggatcgatcgattgggtTTCACGTTGTGCACGAAAAGACGCCATCCGCCGGTGTCGTCGGACCGGTTGGAAAACTGGCCGATCCGAAGCTAACCGAGCTGACCGAGAACGATGACGATAGCGACGCAGAAAAGCTGTCCCCTTTGCTGCGTAAATCCGATAGCTACGAGACGGGTAAAAAATCGTCCTCTCACGGGGACAGCGCGATTAAGAAGCTGCTgatcggtggtggcggtaCAGGTGTCACGGGCGTGGAGCTGAACGAAAAAACGTCACCTTCCGCTGTGATATCGGAGCTGCTGAAAGGCGCCATCATCGGTAGTGACGATATGCCCGGAGATGGCAGGGATGTTGCGGTGGGATTGGTTGGAGGAACGCGGGCAACCGCGATGGTTGGTGGGGgaaccggtgctggtgctggtgctatTATCTCGATCGTGACGGATGACTCCGAGGATTACTACACACCGGAGGATCCACCGGCAACGAGTCCTCTCAAATCGatggacgatgatgacgatgaacTGCCGAAGTTGGCTGGATCGGACGCTGGCCGGAAGCTATTGTCGACGACGGGAACGATGCCACCCGCACCAATCTCGCCGGCCTCCACGACTGCACCACCTGCCGCCCTTGCGGTGCTGAAAGAGGAATTTTCCCAGGGTTCACTACCGGACAGTCCGATCAGCGGAAATTCACAAACGTCGACGCGTAGCTCGAGCGATAGCTACTCCTCGAGTTCCAGCACTCGCCAGCTGCTGTCGTCTGGGGCCGTACCGAGTGATACTCCAACGCATGTGCTCAGTTCGGGCGATTCCACCGCCAACGGACACAGCGCTGTATCGAAGGTGGTCGAGTGTGGTGGCGAAAGCGACTAG